From a region of the Lactuca sativa cultivar Salinas chromosome 4, Lsat_Salinas_v11, whole genome shotgun sequence genome:
- the LOC111917446 gene encoding cytochrome P450 CYP82D47 — MEFYLLVSAIVTTIFVSILVHRLLLPILHRNKENTGKNLKPPQAKGAWPIIGHLHLLGGPELPHKVLGDMADKHGPVFAIKLGVHQALVVSDAAIAKECFTTNDKAFASRPKMEASKIMAYNYAVLGRAPYGDYWRKMRKMLVLEVLSQRRVEMLGHIRASEVRASVKELYDVWVTNKLTESSESQMVKVEMSQWFGNLLLNIIVRIVSGKRFLPNDEEGVRFQAVAGKYIELFGAFLVADFIPYLNWLDVGGYKKLMKNIGKDLDNIFDRWLKEHKQESKYIHQHEANQDFMHVLISILRGASKEEFPGFDHDTIIKATSLQVLAAGVETTSVTLTWALALLLNNPKALETAQEEIDEHVGRDRLVEESDLKNLVYLNAIIKETLRLYPAGPLSVPHESVEDCIVGGYNIPKGTRLVVNLWKLQRDPNIWSDPTEFKPERFLTSHKDIDVKGNHYELLTFGSGRRMCPGVLFALQVLGLTLARLIQQFVLKKPTNEPIDMTESMGATNVKKTPLDVLLGPRLATDMYKVG; from the exons ATGGAGTTCTACCTCTTAGTATCAGCTATTGTTACAACAATCTTTGTCTCTATTCTTGTACACCGTTTACTACTCCCTATCCTCCACAGAAATAAGGAAAACACAGGGAAGAACCTGAAGCCACCACAAGCAAAAGGGGCATGGCCGATAATCGGACACTTACACCTTTTAGGTGGACCTGAGCTACCTCACAAGGTTTTAGGTGACATGGCAGACAAACATGGCCCTGTTTTCGCCATCAAGCTTGGTGTTCATCAAGCTTTGGTGGTGAGTGATGCAGCGATTGCTAAGGAATGCTTTACTACCAATGACAAGGCTTTTGCAAGTCGACCGAAAATGGAGGCATCGAAAATCATGGCCTATAATTATGCGGTGCTTGGCCGTGCTCCATATGGGGACTATTGGCGAAAAATGCGTAAGATGCTTGTGTTGGAGGTTCTTTCTCAACGAAGAGTTGAGATGCTTGGACATATTCGAGCTTCAGAAGTTAGAGCATCCGTTAAAGAGTTATATGATGTCTGGGTAACGAATAAACTTACTGAAAGTTCAGAGTCACAGATGGTAAAGGTGGAGATGAGTCAATGGTTTGGGAActtgcttttaaacattattgTTAGGATTGTTTCAGGAAAGAGGTTTTTGCCAAACGATGAAGAAGGGGTTCGATTTCAGGCTGTGGCAGGGAAATACATTGAGTTATTTGGCGCATTTTTGGTTGCTGATTTTATACCTTATCTCAACTGGTTGGATGTGGGTGGATACAAAAAATTGATGAAGAATATTGGGAAGGATTTGGACAATATCTTTGACCGATGGTTAAAGGAGCACAAACAGGAGAGTAAGTATATACATCAACATGAAGCGAACCAAGACTTTATGCATGTGCTAATTTCCATTCTTCGAGGTGCTTCTAAAGAGGAATTCCCGGGTTTTGACCATGATACAATTATCAAAGCGACAAGTCTA CAAGTCCTAGCAGCAGGCGTTGAGACGACATCTGTGACATTAACGTGGGCTTTAGCATTGTTGCTCAACAACCCAAAAGCATTAGAAACTGCCCAAGAGGAAATTGATGAGCATGTTGGAAGGGACAGACTGGTGGAGGAGTCAGACCTGAAGAACTTAGTCTACCTCAATGCCATCATCAAAGAGACTTTGCGCTTATACCCAGCTGGACCGCTATCTGTTCCTCACGAGTCAGTGGAGGACTGCATTGTGGGTGGCTACAACATTCCAAAAGGAACTCGTCTGGTGGTAAATCTTTGGAAGTTGCAACGTGACCCAAATATATGGTCAGATCCCACCGAATTCAAGCCTGAGAGATTCTTGACCAGTCACAAGGATATTGATGTCAAGGGAAACCATTATGAATTGCTTACTTTTGGTAGTGGTAGAAGAATGTGCCCTGGTGTTTTatttgcccttcaggttttggGTTTAACGCTAGCTCGTTTGATACAACAGTTTGTGCTCAAAAAACCTACAAACGAACCTATTGATATGACTGAAAGCATGGGGGCGACTAATGTCAAAAAAACACCACTTGATGTTCTTTTGGGCCCTCGTTTAGCCACTGATATGTATAAAGTTGGTTAG